Proteins encoded in a region of the Isoalcanivorax pacificus W11-5 genome:
- a CDS encoding TRAP transporter large permease produces the protein MIWLLILLLVVMALIGAPLFAIMIAAAAVGYYSLDIDLSVLHIDIYQLSDSVVLMALPLFTFAGFLLSEAKTADRMLRLSQAAFGWMPGGMAFVALIACAFFTALTGGSGVTIVALGGLLLPALLKGQYPERFSTGLVTTSGSLGLLLVPSVPLLIYGIIAQQMSQQLDMPSVEIVDLYLAGIVPALLMIGLLYGYCLWATRKNPIPRQAFAWRELRNAAWEARWELPLPFVVLGGIFSGFLVISEAAAITALYVLIVEVFVYREIGLRRLPGLMRESMVMVGGILLILAVAMSFTGYLVYAGVPEKLFAFMQEHVSSKLMFLILLNIVLLILGALLDIFAALVIMVPLLLPVAVGYGIDPVHLGIIFVANMQIGYFTPPVGMNLFIASYRFRKSITELYSATIPFMFVLILALLLITYVPQLSLFLVR, from the coding sequence ATGATCTGGCTGCTGATTCTGCTACTGGTGGTGATGGCGCTGATTGGTGCGCCGCTGTTCGCCATCATGATCGCTGCGGCGGCGGTGGGGTATTACAGCCTCGACATCGACCTGTCGGTGCTGCACATCGATATCTACCAGCTCAGTGATTCCGTGGTGCTGATGGCACTGCCACTGTTCACCTTTGCCGGCTTCCTGCTCAGCGAGGCGAAAACCGCTGACCGCATGCTGCGGCTGTCGCAGGCGGCGTTCGGCTGGATGCCGGGCGGCATGGCGTTCGTGGCGCTGATTGCCTGCGCCTTTTTCACCGCGCTGACCGGTGGCAGCGGCGTGACCATCGTGGCGCTGGGCGGCCTGTTGCTGCCGGCACTGCTGAAAGGCCAGTACCCGGAGCGTTTCAGCACCGGGCTGGTGACCACCTCTGGCAGCCTCGGGCTGTTGCTGGTGCCGTCGGTGCCGCTGCTCATTTACGGCATCATTGCCCAGCAGATGTCGCAGCAACTGGACATGCCGTCGGTGGAGATCGTCGACCTGTACCTGGCCGGCATCGTGCCGGCGTTGTTGATGATCGGGCTGCTGTACGGCTATTGCCTGTGGGCCACCCGCAAGAATCCGATTCCGCGCCAGGCGTTTGCATGGCGTGAACTGCGCAACGCGGCCTGGGAAGCGCGCTGGGAACTGCCGCTGCCATTCGTGGTGCTGGGCGGTATTTTCTCCGGCTTCCTGGTGATCAGCGAGGCGGCGGCTATCACGGCGCTGTATGTGCTGATCGTGGAAGTGTTTGTGTACCGTGAGATCGGCCTGCGGCGCCTGCCGGGGTTGATGCGCGAATCGATGGTCATGGTCGGCGGGATTCTGCTGATCCTGGCGGTGGCGATGTCGTTCACCGGCTATCTGGTCTATGCCGGCGTGCCCGAGAAGCTGTTCGCCTTTATGCAGGAACACGTTTCCAGCAAGCTGATGTTCCTGATCCTGCTGAATATCGTGTTGCTGATTCTTGGCGCGCTGCTGGATATCTTTGCGGCACTGGTGATCATGGTGCCGCTGTTGCTGCCGGTGGCGGTGGGCTACGGGATTGATCCGGTGCATCTGGGGATCATCTTCGTGGCCAATATGCAGATCGGCTATTTTACGCCGCCGGTGGGGATGAACCTGTTCATTGCCAGCTACCGTTTCCGCAAGTCCATTACGGAGCTGTATTCGGCCACGATACCCTTCATGTTCGTGTTGATCCTGGCGCTGTTGCTGATTACCTATGTGCCGCAGTTGAGTCTGTTTCTGGTGCGGTAA
- a CDS encoding TRAP transporter small permease — protein MNTLLRWLHRLEDALIVIVLVGMVLLAVTQILLRNLNGTSLVWVDPLLQNAVLWIGMLGAMIASRNDEHIRIDIASHYLSPLLRRALSLLVDLFTCAVCAVVAWFSLHSVRDEASLGMNAFSGIPAWWLQIIIPVGFTLIALRYAVLFVLNMAGRRPGLADA, from the coding sequence ATGAACACCTTGCTGCGCTGGCTGCACCGGCTTGAAGATGCGCTGATTGTGATCGTGCTGGTGGGCATGGTGTTGCTGGCGGTGACGCAGATCCTGCTGCGCAATCTCAACGGCACCAGCCTGGTCTGGGTCGATCCGCTGTTGCAGAACGCGGTGCTCTGGATCGGCATGCTCGGTGCCATGATTGCTTCGCGCAACGACGAACATATCCGTATCGATATCGCCTCGCACTATCTGTCGCCCTTGCTGCGCCGCGCCCTGTCGTTGCTGGTGGACCTGTTCACCTGTGCTGTGTGCGCGGTGGTGGCCTGGTTCAGCCTGCACTCGGTGCGTGATGAGGCGTCACTGGGCATGAACGCCTTTTCCGGCATCCCGGCCTGGTGGTTGCAGATCATCATTCCGGTGGGCTTCACCCTGATTGCACTGCGCTACGCGGTGCTGTTTGTGCTCAACATGGCCGGCCGCCGGCCGGGGCTGGCGGACGCATGA
- the dctP gene encoding TRAP transporter substrate-binding protein DctP: MLRVVRIVSLIVLMLPFAGVTAFELKISTLYPDGTASVTRLKQAGEELAQKTDGRVTLRVYAGGVMGDDRAVQRRIRIGQLHGMMAQGGAFASYYRDSQVLNLPLVFRSYEEVDHVRKTLDPVIRQGFEENGWVVFGPADGGFAYLMTVNPVASVADLQRQKVWLPANDSGSAMAVKEFDVSPVVLNIGAVLTSLQTGVIDAFAAPPVAALTLQWYTRVGHLTDMPLLYTYGVLAIGKQHLARISDEDQQVLREVLTTAFAELDRAERQGNREAFAAVKAQGLEVVTPNAEQLAEWRARSQRATERLVENGEISQGMLDRLNGLLNDFRAQQ; this comes from the coding sequence ATGTTGCGTGTTGTACGTATTGTCAGCCTGATCGTCCTGATGCTGCCGTTTGCCGGCGTCACTGCGTTCGAGTTGAAGATTTCCACCCTGTATCCGGACGGCACGGCCTCGGTGACGCGGCTGAAACAGGCCGGCGAAGAGCTGGCGCAGAAGACCGACGGCCGCGTGACGTTGCGTGTCTATGCCGGCGGCGTGATGGGCGACGACCGTGCTGTGCAGCGCCGCATCCGCATTGGCCAGCTGCACGGGATGATGGCCCAGGGTGGGGCGTTTGCCAGCTATTACCGCGACAGCCAGGTGCTCAACCTGCCGCTGGTGTTTCGTTCCTACGAAGAAGTGGACCATGTCCGCAAGACGCTTGATCCGGTCATCCGGCAGGGCTTCGAGGAGAACGGCTGGGTGGTCTTCGGCCCGGCGGACGGTGGCTTCGCTTACCTGATGACGGTCAACCCGGTGGCCAGTGTGGCCGACCTGCAGCGCCAGAAAGTCTGGCTGCCGGCGAATGATTCCGGCTCGGCCATGGCGGTGAAGGAATTTGATGTGTCGCCGGTGGTGCTGAATATCGGTGCGGTGCTCACCTCGTTGCAGACGGGCGTGATCGATGCCTTTGCCGCGCCGCCGGTGGCGGCGCTGACGTTGCAGTGGTACACCCGTGTGGGCCATCTCACAGACATGCCGCTGCTGTACACCTACGGCGTGCTGGCGATCGGCAAGCAGCATCTGGCGCGTATCTCCGACGAAGACCAGCAGGTATTGCGCGAGGTATTGACCACCGCCTTTGCCGAACTGGACCGCGCCGAGCGGCAGGGCAATCGCGAGGCCTTTGCCGCCGTCAAGGCGCAGGGCCTGGAAGTGGTTACGCCGAATGCCGAACAACTGGCCGAGTGGCGTGCCCGGTCGCAGCGCGCCACCGAGCGGCTGGTGGAAAACGGTGAAATCAGCCAGGGCATGCTGGACCGTCTGAACGGCCTGCTCAACGATTTCCGCGCCCAACAGTGA
- a CDS encoding TRAP transporter TatT component family protein: MSRLVSLLLSLSCLVALHGCAVARVGDNLPYGVLNNNDVELVRDGLPTYLLMIDGLITNWPESENLLRGGAGLYSAYAGLFVQDPERASTLSTKALGYAVRAACERDDALCNVRSLNVLALEKALEDTRRGDVPVLYTLGTVWAGYIQIHSSDWNAVADLARVRALLERVIALDEHYERGQAHMYLAVLDSLLPEALGGQPASAKAHFEQAIALSDSRNLMAMVLYAERYARMTFDRPLHDRLLQQVLEADPAEHGLTLQNTFAQQQAEQLLAEADDYF, translated from the coding sequence GTGTCCCGATTAGTTTCTTTGTTGTTGAGTCTGTCCTGTCTTGTCGCGCTGCACGGCTGTGCGGTGGCGCGTGTCGGGGACAATCTGCCGTACGGCGTGCTGAACAATAACGATGTCGAGCTGGTGCGCGATGGCCTGCCGACCTACCTGCTGATGATCGACGGCCTGATCACCAACTGGCCTGAGAGCGAAAACCTGTTGCGCGGTGGCGCGGGCCTGTACAGTGCCTACGCCGGTCTGTTCGTGCAGGACCCCGAGCGCGCCTCGACACTTTCCACCAAGGCACTGGGCTACGCCGTGCGGGCGGCCTGCGAGCGTGATGACGCGCTGTGCAATGTGCGCAGCCTGAATGTGCTGGCGCTGGAAAAGGCCCTGGAGGATACCCGTCGCGGCGATGTGCCCGTGCTCTACACGCTGGGCACGGTCTGGGCCGGGTATATCCAGATTCACAGCAGCGACTGGAACGCCGTGGCCGATCTGGCTCGCGTGCGTGCGCTGCTGGAGCGCGTGATCGCGCTGGACGAACACTACGAGCGCGGCCAGGCGCATATGTACCTGGCTGTGCTCGACAGCCTGCTGCCGGAGGCCCTGGGGGGCCAGCCGGCGTCCGCCAAAGCCCATTTTGAACAAGCCATTGCCCTGTCTGACAGCCGTAACCTGATGGCGATGGTGTTGTACGCCGAGCGTTATGCCCGCATGACGTTTGACCGGCCGCTGCATGACCGGTTGTTGCAGCAGGTGCTGGAAGCCGACCCCGCCGAGCATGGCCTGACGCTGCAGAACACCTTTGCGCAGCAGCAGGCGGAACAGTTGCTGGCGGAAGCCGACGATTATTTCTGA
- a CDS encoding HPP family protein: MKRIPSIGTLMTPFPWHLDISATVQAARALMLRHGIHHLPVTDPDHHVLGLLSLGAIPDTPEPVADWLMPVPRLDVHTRADEVLEMMAETHQSIVVLCHHDRLAGIFTWTDACNAFAARLREPFLPSGGDDAA, from the coding sequence ATGAAACGTATTCCCTCGATCGGCACATTGATGACGCCGTTTCCCTGGCATCTGGATATTTCGGCCACCGTGCAGGCGGCCCGCGCGCTGATGCTGCGCCATGGTATCCATCACCTGCCAGTGACCGACCCCGACCATCATGTGCTGGGCCTGCTCAGTCTGGGCGCTATCCCCGACACGCCGGAGCCAGTGGCGGACTGGCTGATGCCGGTGCCAAGGCTGGACGTCCACACCCGCGCGGATGAGGTGCTGGAGATGATGGCGGAGACGCACCAGTCGATCGTGGTGTTGTGTCACCACGACCGGCTGGCGGGGATCTTTACCTGGACGGATGCCTGCAATGCCTTTGCCGCCCGGCTGCGCGAACCCTTCCTGCCGTCAGGCGGCGATGACGCCGCCTGA
- a CDS encoding rhomboid family intramembrane serine protease: MIELARFPHAQPARMFAGVLKAQGIASVLHEEGGQTVMHLEDPARFDEARTLLEAFARNPNDPRFSDAAWQASEPVQHREGQGGQPPLFSGRWLAGMGPVTKLVLIVTLLVYLSPMLFGSGIYRALMFPPTLEGLLSQPWRLFTPMLLHFGVLHIAFNLLWWLDLGRTIERYQSSLQLVWVTLVTSGISSLAQFLASGPAFGGLSGVVYGLLGYLWLYGRVNPRAGYALRREIVIFMLVWLVICYVGLAGIVANEAHLAGLISGCVLGALTGYYRRRRFYEQTDK, translated from the coding sequence ATGATCGAACTTGCCCGTTTCCCGCACGCGCAACCGGCGCGGATGTTCGCCGGGGTGCTGAAAGCCCAGGGCATTGCCAGTGTGCTGCATGAAGAGGGCGGGCAGACGGTGATGCACCTGGAAGACCCGGCGCGCTTTGATGAGGCCCGTACGCTGCTGGAAGCCTTCGCGCGCAATCCGAATGACCCGCGCTTCAGTGATGCCGCCTGGCAGGCCAGTGAACCGGTGCAACACCGCGAGGGGCAGGGCGGCCAGCCGCCGTTGTTCAGTGGCCGCTGGCTGGCCGGCATGGGGCCGGTGACAAAACTGGTGCTGATCGTCACGCTGCTGGTCTATCTCTCGCCGATGCTGTTCGGCAGTGGCATCTATCGCGCGCTGATGTTCCCGCCGACACTGGAGGGGCTGCTGAGCCAGCCGTGGCGACTGTTCACGCCCATGCTGTTGCATTTCGGTGTGCTGCACATCGCCTTCAATCTGCTCTGGTGGCTCGATCTCGGGCGTACCATCGAGCGTTATCAGTCCAGCCTGCAACTGGTGTGGGTGACGCTGGTGACCAGCGGCATTTCCTCGCTGGCGCAATTTCTGGCCAGTGGCCCGGCCTTCGGTGGCCTGTCGGGGGTCGTTTACGGACTGCTCGGTTACCTGTGGCTGTATGGACGAGTCAATCCACGGGCGGGCTATGCGCTGCGTCGCGAGATCGTGATCTTCATGCTGGTGTGGCTGGTGATCTGTTACGTCGGGCTGGCCGGCATCGTGGCCAACGAAGCGCACCTGGCCGGCCTGATCAGCGGGTGTGTACTGGGCGCGCTGACCGGCTACTATCGTCGGCGCCGCTTTTATGAACAAACGGATAAATGA
- a CDS encoding GNAT family N-acetyltransferase — MFDWLRRRRTGPGLETPPDTDDSLPVMDGGPFFIRPMEAADAELLPRIFRAAIHGQGAAFYSPAQRKAWASAADDAAAFVAGLEQGVTIVADLDGRAGGFAQLHPENTLHMMYVAPGLAGYGVATLLCQYLEDEARILGQDVLHTHASLAAKRFFEQMGFKMEAEETVTRAGVTIPRFSMTKILRRT, encoded by the coding sequence ATGTTTGACTGGTTGCGCCGCCGGCGCACCGGACCCGGGCTGGAGACACCACCGGACACTGACGACAGCCTGCCGGTGATGGATGGCGGGCCGTTTTTTATTCGGCCCATGGAAGCGGCCGACGCCGAACTGTTGCCGCGCATTTTCCGCGCCGCCATTCACGGCCAGGGCGCCGCCTTCTATTCCCCCGCGCAACGCAAGGCCTGGGCCTCCGCCGCCGACGACGCGGCAGCGTTCGTCGCTGGCCTTGAACAAGGCGTCACCATCGTTGCCGACCTCGACGGCCGTGCCGGTGGCTTCGCCCAACTGCATCCGGAAAATACCCTGCACATGATGTACGTCGCACCCGGCCTGGCCGGCTACGGCGTCGCCACCCTGCTCTGCCAGTATCTGGAAGACGAAGCGCGTATCCTCGGGCAGGACGTGCTGCACACGCATGCCAGCCTGGCGGCGAAGCGCTTTTTTGAGCAGATGGGGTTCAAGATGGAAGCCGAGGAAACCGTCACCCGTGCCGGTGTGACGATTCCGCGTTTCAGCATGACGAAAATTCTGCGCAGGACCTGA